In Streptomyces chartreusis, the following proteins share a genomic window:
- a CDS encoding DUF1232 domain-containing protein: MESTTAVIVAAVALAAVVLAVAVGVLVRLVRTRRLLRRSGLPTGPRWVFWGAVLYFVLPADLVPDPVYLDDIGVLLLALRTLRRSPEAGPPDAVDYRK; encoded by the coding sequence GTGGAGTCGACCACCGCGGTGATCGTCGCCGCCGTGGCCCTCGCGGCCGTCGTGCTCGCCGTGGCCGTCGGGGTGCTGGTGCGGCTCGTGCGGACGCGGCGCCTGCTGCGGCGATCCGGGCTGCCTACCGGGCCGCGGTGGGTGTTCTGGGGTGCCGTCCTCTACTTCGTGCTGCCGGCCGATCTGGTGCCCGATCCGGTGTATCTGGACGACATCGGCGTGCTCTTGCTGGCACTGCGTACCCTGCGCCGTTCTCCCGAAGCGGGACCGCCGGACGCCGTTGATTACAGAAAGTAA
- a CDS encoding DUF1152 domain-containing protein, giving the protein MFSLLEPPFLTRLRDARRVLIAGAGGGFDVYAGLPLALALRAAGKDVHLANLSFSDLYGLDLDTWVDHDVAAIRPDTAARGDYFPERTLARWLAGQDLPDTVYAFPRTGVRPLRDAYRTLLAHLGGVDAVVLVDGGTDILMRGDENGLGTPEEDMASLAAVAGLDEVAVRLVACLGFGVDAYHGVNHSLVLENLAALDREGGYLGAFSLPRDSHEGRLYLDAVAHAQRCTPDHPSIVQGSVAAAVRGEFGDVRFTERTKGGELFVNPLMALYFCVDAPALARHNLYLDRLENTALMRQISSVISDFRDELPRQRPPRAYPH; this is encoded by the coding sequence GTGTTCTCACTCCTGGAGCCCCCTTTCCTGACCCGGCTGCGCGACGCGCGGCGGGTGCTCATCGCCGGCGCGGGCGGCGGTTTCGACGTGTACGCCGGACTGCCCCTGGCCCTCGCCCTGCGCGCGGCCGGCAAGGACGTCCACCTGGCCAACCTGTCCTTCTCCGACCTCTACGGGCTGGACCTCGACACGTGGGTGGACCACGACGTCGCGGCGATACGCCCGGACACCGCCGCGCGCGGCGACTACTTCCCCGAGCGGACGCTCGCCCGCTGGCTGGCCGGGCAGGACCTGCCCGACACGGTGTACGCCTTCCCCCGCACGGGCGTGCGGCCGCTCCGGGACGCCTACCGCACGCTTCTGGCGCATCTGGGCGGGGTGGACGCCGTCGTCCTGGTGGACGGCGGTACCGACATCCTCATGCGCGGCGACGAGAACGGGCTGGGCACGCCGGAGGAGGACATGGCGAGCCTGGCGGCCGTGGCCGGGCTCGACGAGGTCGCCGTACGGCTGGTGGCGTGCCTGGGGTTCGGGGTGGACGCCTATCACGGGGTCAACCACTCGCTGGTGCTGGAGAATCTCGCCGCACTGGACCGCGAGGGCGGCTACCTCGGCGCGTTCTCGCTGCCGCGCGACAGCCATGAGGGGCGCCTGTACCTCGACGCGGTGGCGCACGCCCAGCGGTGCACGCCGGACCATCCGAGCATCGTCCAGGGGTCCGTCGCCGCAGCGGTGCGCGGCGAGTTCGGCGACGTCCGGTTCACCGAGCGGACCAAGGGCGGCGAACTGTTCGTCAATCCGCTCATGGCCCTGTACTTCTGCGTCGACGCGCCCGCGCTGGCCCGGCACAACCTGTATCTCGACCGGCTCGAGAACACCGCGCTCATGCGCCAGATCAGTTCGGTCATCTCGGACTTCCGCGACGAGCTCCCCCGTCAGCGGCCACCGCGGGCCTACCCGCACTGA
- a CDS encoding FAD-dependent oxidoreductase, whose amino-acid sequence MPRPLRVAIVGAGPAGIYAADALLKSEVAAEPGVSIDLFERMPAPFGLIRYGVAPDHPRIKGIITALHQVLDKPQIRLFGNVDYPGDLSLDDLRAFYDAVIFSTGATADRALPIPGIDLDGSYGAADFVSWYDGHPDVPRTWPLEAEKVAVLGVGNVALDVARILAKTADELLPTEIPPNVHDGLKANKALEIHVFGRRGPAQAKFSPMELRELDHSPNIEVIVDPEDIDYDAGSIETRRGNKQADMVAKTLENWAIRDVGDRPHKLFLHFFESPSEVLGEDGKVVGLRTERTTLDGTGNVKGTGEFKDWDVTAIYRAVGYLSDKLPKLPWDIESGTVPDEGGRVIQESGEHLQSTYVTGWIRRGPVGLIGHTKGDANETVSNLLADFAGGRLQTPSSPEPEAVDAFLAERNVRFTTWEGWYKLDAAEKALGEPQGRERVKLVEREDMLRESGA is encoded by the coding sequence ATGCCCCGCCCCCTGCGGGTAGCCATCGTCGGAGCCGGCCCCGCCGGGATCTACGCCGCCGACGCGTTGCTCAAGTCCGAGGTGGCCGCCGAGCCCGGCGTTTCCATCGACCTGTTCGAGCGCATGCCCGCGCCGTTCGGACTGATCCGTTACGGCGTCGCCCCCGACCACCCCCGCATCAAGGGCATCATCACGGCCCTCCACCAGGTGCTCGACAAGCCGCAGATCCGTCTCTTCGGCAACGTCGACTACCCGGGGGACCTGAGCCTGGACGACCTGCGCGCGTTCTACGACGCCGTGATCTTCTCGACCGGCGCGACGGCCGACCGTGCGCTGCCGATCCCGGGCATCGACCTCGACGGCTCGTACGGCGCGGCGGACTTCGTCTCCTGGTACGACGGCCACCCGGACGTGCCGCGCACCTGGCCGCTGGAGGCGGAGAAGGTCGCCGTGCTCGGCGTCGGCAACGTCGCGCTGGACGTGGCCCGCATCCTGGCCAAGACGGCGGACGAGCTGCTCCCGACCGAGATCCCGCCGAACGTCCACGACGGCCTGAAGGCCAACAAGGCGCTGGAGATCCACGTGTTCGGCCGCCGCGGCCCGGCACAGGCGAAGTTCTCCCCGATGGAGCTGCGGGAGCTGGACCACTCCCCCAACATCGAGGTCATCGTCGACCCCGAGGACATCGACTACGACGCGGGCTCGATCGAGACCCGGCGCGGCAACAAGCAGGCCGACATGGTCGCCAAGACCCTGGAGAACTGGGCGATCCGCGACGTCGGCGACCGCCCGCACAAGCTGTTCCTGCACTTCTTCGAGTCGCCCTCGGAGGTCCTCGGCGAGGACGGCAAGGTCGTCGGCCTGCGCACCGAGCGCACCACCCTCGACGGCACCGGCAACGTCAAGGGCACCGGCGAGTTCAAGGACTGGGACGTCACCGCGATCTACCGCGCCGTCGGCTACCTCTCCGACAAACTCCCCAAGCTGCCCTGGGACATCGAGTCGGGCACGGTCCCGGACGAGGGCGGCCGGGTGATACAGGAGTCCGGCGAGCACCTTCAGTCGACGTACGTCACCGGCTGGATCCGGCGCGGTCCGGTGGGCCTCATCGGGCACACCAAGGGCGACGCCAACGAGACGGTGTCGAACCTGCTGGCCGACTTCGCGGGCGGCCGTCTCCAGACGCCGTCCTCGCCCGAGCCGGAGGCCGTGGACGCCTTCCTGGCCGAGCGGAACGTGCGGTTCACCACGTGGGAGGGCTGGTACAAGCTCGACGCCGCCGAGAAGGCGCTGGGCGAGCCGCAGGGCCGTGAGCGCGTGAAGCTCGTCGAGCGCGAGGACATGCTCCGCGAGAGCGGCGCGTAA
- a CDS encoding RNA polymerase sigma factor, which yields MTAATGVGVHAVPGPHDDPDSDASAIERSWADPDVFAVLFNRYADDIHRYVARRLGTEVADDLMAETFVIAFQQRRRYDLARTHARPWLYGIVTNLVGQHRRAEARRLKALSRVAGTAPAEGEPLEDRVAARVSAEGSRARLAGALAALPARNRDVLLLIAWGDLDYTEAAEALGVPVGTVRSRLHRARTGLRRALGGSDPAALHEETEETDRG from the coding sequence GTGACCGCTGCGACAGGCGTCGGAGTCCACGCCGTGCCCGGCCCGCACGACGACCCCGACTCCGACGCCTCGGCCATCGAGCGGTCCTGGGCCGACCCCGACGTGTTCGCGGTGCTCTTCAACCGCTACGCCGACGACATCCACCGGTACGTCGCCAGGCGGCTGGGCACCGAGGTCGCCGACGACCTGATGGCCGAGACCTTCGTGATCGCCTTCCAGCAGCGCCGCCGCTACGACCTCGCGCGCACCCACGCACGCCCGTGGCTGTACGGCATCGTCACCAACCTGGTCGGCCAGCACCGGCGCGCGGAGGCGCGGCGCCTCAAGGCGCTCTCCCGCGTCGCCGGCACCGCCCCGGCGGAGGGCGAGCCGCTGGAGGACCGGGTGGCCGCCCGCGTCAGTGCCGAGGGCTCCCGTGCCCGGCTGGCGGGCGCCCTCGCGGCGCTGCCGGCCCGCAACCGGGACGTGCTGCTGCTGATCGCCTGGGGCGACCTCGACTACACGGAGGCCGCCGAGGCCCTCGGCGTCCCGGTCGGAACCGTGCGTTCGCGACTGCACCGGGCGCGCACCGGCCTGCGCCGGGCGCTGGGCGGGTCGGATCCCGCAGCCCTTCACGAGGAGACCGAGGAGACCGATCGTGGATGA
- a CDS encoding lamin tail domain-containing protein, which yields MRIRMFVTTALATGTLAALAAAPAQATEYSSALKVRGIQYDAPGSDSNSCRTGNTDEEYLTIKNYSSGTTVNLKGYVVKDKAGNRFTFTANHYLQPGDYVKLRGGNGTDSDTKNVVYRDNCNFMWNNDKDTIYLYKPSGAGADSHAYTKSQNDRDGNGYITYHN from the coding sequence ATGCGCATACGCATGTTCGTCACGACCGCGCTCGCCACCGGCACCCTCGCCGCACTCGCCGCCGCACCCGCACAGGCCACCGAGTACTCGTCCGCGCTGAAGGTCCGCGGCATCCAGTACGACGCGCCCGGCAGCGACTCCAACAGCTGCCGCACCGGCAACACCGACGAGGAATACCTGACGATCAAGAACTACTCGTCGGGCACGACGGTCAACCTCAAGGGCTACGTCGTGAAGGACAAGGCCGGCAACAGGTTCACGTTCACGGCGAACCACTACCTCCAGCCCGGCGACTACGTGAAGCTGCGCGGCGGCAACGGCACCGACTCCGACACGAAGAACGTCGTCTACCGCGACAACTGCAACTTCATGTGGAACAACGACAAGGACACGATCTACCTCTACAAGCCCTCGGGCGCCGGGGCGGACTCGCACGCCTACACCAAGTCCCAGAACGACCGGGACGGCAACGGCTACATCACGTACCACAACTGA
- the tgmA gene encoding putative ATP-grasp-modified RiPP has translation MQPFALNYARPAAELEVTTPYVYDSGLQLNVLRDGRIAARDHALMRELGTTTSTAGSKTHFDD, from the coding sequence ATGCAACCGTTCGCGCTCAACTATGCACGGCCGGCCGCGGAGTTGGAGGTCACCACTCCGTACGTCTACGACTCCGGTTTGCAGTTGAACGTGCTCCGTGACGGCCGCATAGCCGCCCGTGATCACGCCTTGATGCGGGAGTTGGGCACCACGACGTCCACAGCGGGCTCCAAGACTCACTTCGACGACTGA
- the tgmB gene encoding ATP-grasp ribosomal peptide maturase, producing MTVLILTSEEDVTADMVVVHLNASGVPVFRLDPADLTDGVSLSGEFVHGAFRGHLWAAGRLVSIAGLRSVWLRRPGAAAQRAASPSTWLTEEAGQALYGMLRGSEARWMNHPDAARRARHKPWQLRLAQRCGLPVPATLITTFPQAAREFAARYPDLVVKPVSGAHPQDPPRAVPTSRVAPDTDFSAVAFGPTLLQRRVAKRADIRLTVIGDRLLAARKTTGTEAEVDVRFAASDAPWEAVDVAPRVAEAVLAYMEGAELSYGAFDFVEDADGVWWFLECNQSGQFGFVEVDTGQPIARTIAEWLAQPVAGPESHVNGASARVV from the coding sequence ATGACCGTCTTGATTCTGACGAGCGAAGAAGACGTGACGGCGGACATGGTGGTGGTGCATCTGAACGCGTCCGGCGTTCCGGTGTTCCGGCTCGATCCCGCCGACCTGACCGACGGGGTGTCCCTGTCGGGCGAGTTCGTGCACGGCGCGTTCCGCGGCCATCTCTGGGCCGCGGGGCGCCTGGTGAGCATCGCCGGGCTGCGCTCGGTCTGGCTGCGCAGGCCGGGAGCCGCTGCGCAGCGGGCGGCAAGCCCCTCGACCTGGTTGACGGAGGAGGCCGGGCAGGCGCTGTACGGCATGCTGCGCGGCAGTGAGGCCCGCTGGATGAACCATCCGGACGCGGCCCGCCGGGCCCGTCACAAACCCTGGCAACTACGGCTGGCCCAGCGGTGCGGACTGCCCGTCCCGGCGACCTTGATAACGACGTTCCCGCAGGCCGCCCGCGAGTTCGCCGCCCGCTACCCGGACCTCGTGGTCAAGCCGGTGTCGGGTGCGCATCCGCAGGACCCGCCCCGCGCCGTGCCGACCAGCAGAGTCGCCCCGGACACGGACTTCTCCGCCGTCGCGTTCGGACCGACCCTGCTGCAACGGCGCGTGGCCAAGCGGGCCGACATCCGTCTCACCGTGATAGGCGACCGGTTGCTGGCCGCGCGTAAGACGACCGGGACGGAGGCCGAGGTGGACGTCCGGTTCGCGGCGTCGGACGCGCCGTGGGAGGCCGTCGATGTCGCACCGCGCGTCGCCGAGGCGGTCCTCGCCTATATGGAGGGTGCCGAACTGTCCTACGGCGCCTTCGACTTCGTCGAGGACGCCGACGGGGTGTGGTGGTTCCTGGAGTGCAATCAGTCGGGCCAGTTCGGCTTCGTCGAGGTCGACACCGGCCAGCCGATCGCCCGCACCATCGCCGAGTGGCTGGCCCAGCCGGTGGCGGGGCCGGAGTCGCACGTCAACGGCGCGAGCGCGAGGGTCGTCTGA
- a CDS encoding DUF2269 family protein, whose protein sequence is MTKILLILHVLAAIVAVGPVTVAASMFPPAARRVPATDGAVAVGTVRLLHRICRVYATIGLSVPVLGLATALAMGVLGSGWLITSIALTAAAAGLLIAFVLPRQEEVLEQLDAEKPVDRSATVQLAMVTGIFNLLWATVTILMVVRPGSTTGA, encoded by the coding sequence ATGACCAAGATCCTGCTCATCCTTCACGTCCTTGCCGCCATCGTCGCCGTCGGCCCCGTCACCGTCGCGGCCAGCATGTTCCCGCCGGCCGCACGCCGCGTCCCGGCGACGGACGGCGCCGTGGCGGTGGGCACCGTCCGCCTCCTGCACCGCATCTGCCGCGTCTACGCGACCATCGGGCTGTCGGTCCCCGTCCTCGGCCTCGCCACCGCCCTCGCGATGGGCGTCCTCGGCAGTGGCTGGCTCATCACGTCCATCGCCCTGACCGCCGCGGCCGCCGGCCTGCTGATCGCGTTCGTCCTGCCCCGCCAGGAGGAGGTACTGGAGCAACTGGACGCCGAGAAGCCCGTCGACCGCTCGGCCACCGTCCAACTGGCCATGGTCACCGGCATCTTCAACCTCCTGTGGGCGACCGTCACCATCCTCATGGTCGTCCGGCCCGGGTCGACGACCGGCGCCTGA
- a CDS encoding CU044_5270 family protein, whose amino-acid sequence MDDLTVVRDLAADVPPPTDDARSAARARLRHAIVQEGRPRPLSRRLMLRVAVAGTAGAAVAGGAVYATRGERGTDSPRMTELSAAQLLHRAADRSRAEGVRLPVPRNDQYVYTRNFITRTYAEGGKRKTWTDESWISVDGSRPSRREEYGKVHDDPPLGEHEVAWPPTEYAKLAKWPTDPAELLKVLRMGRPGADLEAFGNACQFFVVPRVMPPGLEAAVFEAVARIPGIRTDHEAVDGLGRPGVAVTYPELTYSFIFDPRTYAYLGLRLTGSNRGRDKYREMRSRADIAVVDSIGQRP is encoded by the coding sequence GTGGATGACCTCACCGTGGTGCGCGACCTTGCGGCCGATGTACCTCCGCCCACCGACGACGCCCGCTCCGCCGCCCGCGCCCGACTGCGGCACGCCATCGTCCAGGAAGGGCGTCCGCGCCCGCTGTCCCGGCGGCTGATGCTCCGTGTCGCCGTCGCCGGGACGGCCGGGGCGGCGGTCGCGGGAGGCGCCGTGTACGCGACCCGGGGCGAGCGGGGAACGGACAGCCCGCGGATGACCGAGCTGAGCGCCGCGCAGCTGCTGCACCGCGCCGCGGACCGGTCCCGGGCCGAAGGCGTGCGGCTGCCGGTCCCGCGCAACGACCAGTACGTGTACACCAGGAACTTCATCACCCGGACCTATGCGGAGGGCGGGAAGAGGAAGACCTGGACGGACGAGAGCTGGATCTCCGTGGACGGGTCCAGGCCGTCCCGTCGCGAGGAGTACGGCAAGGTTCACGACGACCCGCCGCTCGGTGAGCACGAGGTGGCGTGGCCGCCGACCGAGTACGCGAAGCTCGCGAAGTGGCCGACGGACCCCGCGGAGCTGCTGAAGGTGCTGAGGATGGGGCGCCCCGGAGCCGACCTCGAGGCCTTCGGGAACGCGTGCCAGTTCTTCGTGGTGCCGCGGGTCATGCCGCCCGGTCTGGAGGCCGCCGTCTTCGAGGCCGTGGCGAGGATCCCCGGTATCCGGACCGACCACGAGGCGGTCGACGGGCTCGGCCGCCCGGGGGTCGCGGTGACCTACCCCGAGCTCACCTACTCGTTCATCTTCGACCCGCGGACCTACGCCTACCTGGGCCTGCGGCTGACGGGCAGCAACCGGGGCCGCGACAAGTACCGCGAGATGCGCAGCCGGGCGGACATCGCCGTCGTGGACAGCATCGGGCAGCGCCCCTAG